A genome region from Frankineae bacterium MT45 includes the following:
- a CDS encoding competence protein ComEA: protein MRRSWGAERSAIADRVLALLDVGESAGPARSAGPPANLLAAGPSPEVSPPRGHRVRVGPGRRAAVGVGVVALVVALLCLWWVSSDRPRSLAVSSREVNSTAAALSGAPSSPNVSPTPIASSAATSSGSNSVVVDVAGRVRRQGVYRLPSGSRVNDAIKAAGGALAGVDLSELNLARVLADGEEIAVGVPGAAGAPASVPSSGSSSSSAGGGSLIDLNSATAEELDALPGVGPVLAKKIVDWRTAHGRFDSIDQLRQVSGIGPAKFADLKDAVKV from the coding sequence ATGCGACGGAGTTGGGGTGCTGAGCGAAGTGCCATAGCCGATCGGGTGCTGGCGCTGCTTGACGTGGGGGAGTCTGCCGGACCAGCGCGCTCCGCGGGGCCGCCCGCCAATCTCCTCGCCGCTGGCCCGTCGCCCGAGGTGTCGCCGCCGCGCGGGCATCGGGTCCGGGTGGGGCCGGGCCGGCGCGCGGCGGTGGGGGTCGGCGTGGTGGCTCTCGTGGTGGCGCTGCTCTGTCTGTGGTGGGTCAGTAGCGATCGGCCGCGGTCGCTCGCCGTGTCCTCGCGTGAGGTGAACTCGACGGCGGCGGCGCTGAGCGGTGCGCCATCGAGCCCGAACGTCTCGCCGACCCCGATCGCCAGCAGTGCCGCCACCTCTTCCGGTTCAAACAGCGTTGTGGTGGATGTGGCCGGCCGGGTCCGACGGCAGGGCGTGTACCGGCTGCCCTCCGGTTCACGGGTCAACGATGCGATCAAGGCCGCCGGTGGAGCGCTCGCCGGTGTGGACCTGAGCGAGCTGAATCTGGCCCGGGTTCTGGCGGACGGTGAAGAGATCGCGGTGGGCGTTCCGGGAGCGGCCGGTGCCCCGGCGAGCGTGCCGTCGAGTGGCTCGAGTTCATCCTCGGCCGGCGGCGGTTCGCTGATCGATCTGAACAGCGCCACCGCGGAGGAGCTCGATGCGCTGCCTGGTGTCGGGCCAGTGCTGGCCAAGAAGATCGTCGATTGGCGCACGGCGCACGGGCGCTTCGACAGCATCGACCAGTTGCGTCAGGTCAGCGGCATCGGTCCGGCCAAGTTCGCCGATCTCAAAGACGCCGTCAAGGTATGA
- a CDS encoding competence protein ComEC — protein MTVAATGADTALRGLLRNTDKKAPIDLRLAIGALAAWGATLLGLRLAPGRVAGLAVAALLVAVGAAWLTHRRVMAGHDQNEDLAIRVGAGVALVGFLLLLVLAPLAARMERVRESPVTALAAARAAVTAELRITSDPRPMASSGVGPPRVILDASLLRVQVGPRQVGTGGSVLIFGARSDWTQVLPGQRVRLEARLQPPQDDPLRLAVVVGEAAPTLLGRPPWWQRAAGVVRSSLRDASAGLPESVRGLLPGLVDGDTSELDPILAEHFRVAGLTHLVAVSGTNCSILVGAALLVMRRIRLGPVTSALIAAAVLIGFVIIARPSPSVLRAAVMAAIGLAALALGRPRAALPALSAAVLLLLLYQPSLATDVGFILSVSATAALVLLSPGWALALRRRHVPPVLAEAIAVAAAAHVVTAPVIAALTGRVSVVAIPANVLAEPVVSVATIIGFAAALTAPFSLGLGACLAQLAGWPCRWLVWVAGFFGGLEGASLPWPTGTSGALLLLLVAGCCLLLARHGLLRRLLLVITVVALSVQIPVRTAVSGWPAASSVLVACDVGQGDGLVLPTAPGRGIVVDTGPEPVAMDRCLSDLGITDIPLVVLTHFHLDHIGGLAGVFHGRRVAAVVTGPLDEPVSGVEEVRRTLAEHGLTLGRAVPGESIQDGPLKLDVLAPAAAYRGTRSDPNNSSLVMRATVAGKRILLMGDAEVEAQRALLDEHVDLRADILKVAHHGSAYSESALLAAVQAKVAVISVGAHNDYGLPSPVLLGELQRLAIPTFRTDLDGDIAITVTNGQVKAVIRGVSASEAA, from the coding sequence ATGACCGTCGCGGCGACCGGAGCCGACACAGCGCTACGAGGGCTGCTGCGGAACACGGACAAGAAGGCACCGATTGACCTCCGCCTCGCCATCGGAGCCCTCGCAGCGTGGGGAGCGACACTGCTTGGTCTCCGCCTCGCGCCGGGCAGGGTGGCCGGGCTGGCGGTCGCCGCACTGCTGGTCGCCGTGGGCGCCGCCTGGCTGACTCATCGGCGGGTGATGGCCGGCCACGACCAGAACGAAGATCTGGCGATACGAGTGGGGGCTGGAGTCGCGCTGGTCGGATTCCTGCTTCTGCTGGTGCTCGCTCCGCTCGCCGCGCGGATGGAGCGGGTCCGTGAATCACCGGTTACCGCATTGGCGGCGGCCCGTGCCGCGGTGACGGCCGAGCTGCGGATCACCAGTGATCCGCGGCCGATGGCCTCCTCGGGGGTCGGGCCACCACGAGTCATCCTCGACGCCAGCCTGCTGAGAGTGCAGGTCGGGCCTCGGCAGGTCGGGACCGGGGGATCGGTGCTGATCTTCGGCGCCCGCAGCGACTGGACCCAGGTGCTCCCCGGTCAACGGGTGCGCCTCGAGGCCCGTCTGCAGCCGCCACAGGACGATCCGCTGCGCCTCGCCGTCGTCGTGGGGGAGGCCGCGCCGACGCTGCTAGGGCGGCCGCCTTGGTGGCAGCGCGCTGCCGGTGTGGTTCGCTCGTCGCTGCGTGATGCGTCGGCCGGGTTGCCGGAGAGCGTACGGGGACTGCTGCCCGGACTCGTCGACGGTGACACCTCCGAACTTGACCCCATCCTGGCCGAGCATTTCCGGGTCGCCGGTCTGACGCACCTAGTCGCCGTCTCCGGTACTAACTGTTCGATTCTGGTCGGTGCCGCGCTTCTGGTGATGCGCCGCATCCGGCTGGGGCCGGTGACCTCGGCCCTCATCGCAGCCGCCGTACTCATCGGGTTCGTGATCATCGCCCGCCCGTCGCCCAGTGTGCTGCGAGCCGCGGTGATGGCGGCGATCGGCCTCGCCGCGTTGGCTCTCGGAAGGCCGAGAGCGGCGCTGCCGGCTCTCTCGGCTGCGGTGCTGCTGCTCCTGCTGTATCAGCCGTCGCTGGCCACCGACGTCGGTTTTATCCTGTCGGTGAGCGCCACCGCTGCGCTTGTGCTCCTGAGTCCAGGTTGGGCGCTCGCTCTACGCCGCCGCCATGTTCCGCCGGTGCTGGCCGAGGCGATCGCGGTCGCGGCGGCGGCCCACGTCGTCACCGCGCCAGTGATCGCGGCCCTCACCGGACGGGTGAGTGTCGTGGCGATCCCGGCGAATGTGCTGGCCGAACCGGTGGTCTCGGTGGCGACGATCATTGGGTTCGCCGCGGCCCTCACCGCACCCTTCTCTCTCGGCCTGGGAGCGTGTCTGGCTCAGTTGGCGGGGTGGCCCTGTCGCTGGCTCGTCTGGGTCGCCGGCTTCTTCGGTGGTCTCGAAGGGGCGTCGCTGCCGTGGCCGACGGGCACCAGCGGTGCGCTGCTACTGCTTCTCGTCGCCGGCTGCTGCCTGCTGCTGGCCCGGCACGGTCTGCTGCGGCGCCTGCTGCTCGTGATCACGGTCGTCGCCCTCTCGGTGCAGATTCCGGTGCGCACCGCGGTGTCGGGGTGGCCAGCCGCATCGAGCGTGCTGGTGGCCTGCGACGTCGGGCAGGGCGACGGGTTGGTGCTGCCGACTGCACCCGGCCGGGGCATCGTGGTGGACACCGGTCCGGAGCCGGTGGCGATGGACCGCTGTCTGAGCGATCTCGGGATCACCGACATTCCGCTCGTGGTCCTCACGCACTTCCACCTCGACCACATCGGCGGTCTGGCCGGAGTCTTTCACGGCCGGCGGGTCGCCGCGGTGGTCACCGGCCCGCTGGACGAACCGGTGTCGGGGGTGGAGGAGGTACGACGGACGCTGGCCGAGCACGGGTTGACGCTCGGGCGGGCGGTGCCCGGCGAATCGATCCAGGACGGCCCGTTGAAACTCGACGTGCTCGCGCCGGCGGCGGCCTATCGGGGCACCCGGTCGGACCCCAACAACTCGTCACTGGTCATGCGGGCGACCGTGGCCGGTAAGCGCATCCTGTTGATGGGCGATGCCGAGGTGGAGGCACAGCGCGCGCTCCTCGACGAGCACGTCGACCTCAGGGCCGACATCCTGAAGGTCGCCCACCACGGCAGTGCTTACTCCGAGTCCGCGCTGCTGGCCGCGGTGCAGGCGAAGGTCGCCGTCATCAGCGTCGGCGCGCACAACGACTACGGCCTCCCATCGCCGGTGCTGCTCGGCGAACTGCAGCGCCTGGCGATACCCACGTTCCGGACCGACCTGGACGGTGATATCGCGATCACCGTGACGAACGGTCAAGTGAAGGCGGTCATTCGCGGTGTCAGTGCGAGTGAAGCGGCTTAG
- a CDS encoding glycerol kinase has translation MADFVGAVDQGTTSTRFMVFDHAGNEVGRHQLEHEQILPRAGWVEHSPVEIWERTTSVIQTTANQLGLAAADLAAIGITNQRETTVVWNRRTGRPYYNAIVWQDTRTDRIASALEQDGRGDVIRRKAGLPPATYFSAGKIQWILENVPGVRGDAERGDAIFGNTDSWLMWNLTGGVNGGVHATDVTNASRTMLMDLQTLSWDDELLGFFGIPRAMLPEIRPSSDPSGYGHTATPYGLEGVPLTGILGDQQAALFGQVCFAPGEGKNTYGTGNFMLLNTGEEVVRSSNGLLTTVAYQIGDAKPVYALEGSIAVTGSAVQWLRDQLGVISGASEIEGLAAGVSDNGGVYFVPAFSGLFAPYWRSDARGAIVGLSRFNTNAHLARATLEAICYQSRDVAEAMEADSGVHLDVLKVDGGVTANNLCMQLQADILGVPVSRPVVAETTALGAAYAGGLAVGFWSDTDELRENWNESKRWEPTWDEAQRRDGYAGWQKAVQRTLGWVEVE, from the coding sequence GTGGCTGATTTCGTCGGTGCGGTCGATCAGGGCACCACCAGCACCCGGTTCATGGTCTTCGATCACGCCGGCAACGAGGTCGGCCGCCACCAGCTCGAACATGAGCAGATCCTGCCGCGGGCGGGCTGGGTCGAGCACAGCCCGGTCGAGATCTGGGAGCGGACCACATCGGTCATCCAGACGACGGCGAACCAACTCGGCCTCGCCGCGGCGGACCTGGCCGCCATCGGGATCACCAACCAGCGCGAGACGACGGTCGTGTGGAACCGCCGTACCGGCCGACCGTACTACAACGCGATCGTCTGGCAGGACACCCGCACCGACCGGATCGCCAGCGCCCTCGAGCAGGACGGTAGAGGTGACGTGATCCGCCGTAAGGCGGGCCTCCCGCCGGCGACGTACTTCTCGGCCGGGAAGATCCAGTGGATTCTCGAGAACGTCCCGGGGGTCCGGGGCGACGCCGAGCGGGGCGACGCGATCTTCGGCAACACCGACTCCTGGCTGATGTGGAACCTCACCGGCGGGGTCAACGGCGGCGTGCACGCTACCGACGTCACCAACGCCAGCCGAACCATGCTGATGGACCTGCAGACACTCAGCTGGGACGACGAACTCCTTGGTTTCTTTGGCATTCCGCGGGCGATGCTGCCCGAGATCCGTCCGTCGTCGGATCCGAGCGGGTATGGACACACCGCGACCCCGTACGGCCTGGAAGGGGTGCCGCTCACCGGCATCCTCGGTGACCAGCAGGCTGCGCTCTTCGGCCAGGTCTGCTTCGCGCCGGGCGAGGGGAAGAACACCTACGGCACCGGAAACTTCATGCTCCTCAACACCGGCGAAGAGGTGGTCCGCAGCAGCAACGGCCTGCTCACCACCGTCGCCTATCAGATCGGGGACGCCAAACCGGTGTACGCGTTGGAGGGATCGATCGCGGTCACCGGATCGGCCGTGCAGTGGCTGCGTGACCAACTCGGCGTCATCTCCGGCGCCAGTGAGATCGAGGGTCTCGCGGCCGGGGTGAGTGACAACGGCGGCGTGTATTTCGTGCCCGCATTCTCCGGTCTCTTCGCACCCTATTGGCGAAGCGATGCCCGGGGCGCCATCGTCGGCCTCTCGCGTTTCAACACGAACGCGCACCTGGCCCGGGCGACGCTGGAGGCGATCTGCTACCAGAGTCGCGATGTCGCCGAGGCGATGGAGGCCGACTCCGGAGTGCACCTGGACGTGCTGAAGGTGGACGGCGGGGTGACGGCGAACAACCTCTGCATGCAACTTCAAGCCGATATTCTCGGCGTTCCGGTGAGCCGGCCCGTGGTGGCCGAGACCACAGCCCTCGGCGCCGCCTATGCCGGCGGCCTCGCCGTCGGCTTCTGGTCGGACACCGACGAGCTTCGCGAGAACTGGAACGAATCGAAGCGCTGGGAACCGACCTGGGACGAGGCGCAGCGCCGGGACGGGTACGCCGGCTGGCAGAAGGCGGTGCAGCGCACGCTGGGATGGGTCGAGGTCGAGTGA
- a CDS encoding carotenoid cleavage dioxygenase, whose amino-acid sequence MVNAYLHENLAPVREETTLTQLEVTGTIPPHLDGRYLRNGPNPASEIDEDTYHWFMGDGMVHGIRLRDGRAEWYRNRWVRTPELAHRFGETLSSTRRSAPIEFVGANTNVISHAGRTLALIEGGTACHELTDELDTVGPCDFDGTITGGYTAHPKLDPQTGELHAISYFFARPNSAQYSVIGVDGRARRVVDIPVSGGPMMHDFSLTEKYVVLYDLPVTFDVKQAVAATVPKFAQAPARLTMSALLGRVHVPDPVAASLGRKTPANGVMPYRWNPQHPARVGVMPREGDGSQVRWFDVDPCYVFHPLNAYDDGETIVLDLVRHPKMFDTDLRGPGEGAPSLERWVVDLDSGKVLQSRLDDRPQEFPRIDERLTGRRHRFGYTMDLAQHVRPSDAVLKHDLVSGTTQAHHFGAGKQSSEFVFVPNAADSPEDDGVLMGFVFDPSIQRSELAILDAATMESIASVHLPVRVPAGFHGNWAPTP is encoded by the coding sequence ATGGTCAACGCGTACCTTCACGAGAATCTGGCACCGGTGCGGGAGGAGACGACGCTGACCCAGCTGGAGGTCACCGGAACGATTCCCCCGCATCTGGACGGCCGATACCTGCGCAACGGACCGAACCCGGCGTCGGAGATCGATGAGGACACCTACCACTGGTTCATGGGCGACGGGATGGTGCACGGCATCCGGCTGCGGGACGGGCGGGCTGAGTGGTACCGCAACCGGTGGGTCCGCACCCCCGAACTGGCGCACCGCTTCGGCGAGACACTGAGCAGCACCCGGCGCAGCGCCCCGATCGAATTCGTCGGCGCGAATACGAACGTCATCTCGCACGCCGGACGGACGCTGGCCCTCATCGAAGGCGGCACCGCCTGCCACGAGCTCACCGACGAGCTCGACACGGTGGGACCCTGCGACTTCGACGGCACTATCACCGGCGGCTACACCGCCCACCCGAAACTCGATCCGCAGACGGGGGAGCTGCACGCGATCTCCTACTTCTTCGCGCGTCCGAACAGCGCCCAGTACTCGGTGATCGGCGTGGACGGCCGCGCCCGGCGCGTCGTGGACATCCCGGTGAGCGGCGGTCCGATGATGCACGACTTCTCGCTGACCGAGAAGTACGTCGTGCTCTACGACCTGCCCGTCACCTTCGACGTGAAGCAGGCGGTGGCGGCGACGGTTCCGAAATTTGCGCAGGCTCCGGCCCGGCTGACGATGTCGGCGCTCCTCGGACGCGTCCACGTCCCCGATCCGGTGGCCGCCTCCCTGGGACGCAAGACGCCGGCCAACGGAGTGATGCCCTACCGCTGGAATCCGCAGCACCCGGCGCGGGTCGGCGTGATGCCCCGAGAGGGAGACGGCAGTCAGGTGCGGTGGTTCGACGTGGACCCGTGCTACGTCTTTCACCCGCTCAATGCCTACGACGACGGCGAGACGATCGTCCTGGACCTCGTCCGCCATCCCAAGATGTTCGACACCGACCTGCGCGGACCGGGTGAGGGTGCACCGAGCCTCGAGCGCTGGGTCGTCGACCTCGATTCGGGGAAGGTGCTCCAGTCGCGCCTGGATGATCGGCCGCAGGAGTTCCCGCGAATCGACGAGCGTCTCACTGGCCGCCGCCACCGCTTCGGGTACACGATGGATCTGGCTCAGCACGTGCGTCCCTCGGACGCGGTGCTCAAGCATGATCTGGTCAGCGGGACCACGCAGGCGCACCACTTCGGCGCCGGGAAGCAGTCGAGCGAGTTCGTCTTCGTGCCGAACGCGGCGGATTCGCCTGAGGATGATGGGGTGTTGATGGGCTTCGTCTTCGATCCGAGCATCCAGCGCAGCGAGTTGGCCATTCTTGACGCGGCCACGATGGAGAGCATCGCCAGCGTTCACCTGCCGGTGCGCGTACCGGCCGGCTTCCACGGAAACTGGGCACCGACTCCCTAG
- a CDS encoding transcriptional regulator, TetR family: MARMNSDGPRERLLTAALRLLADEGPQALQARRVAAEIGASTMAVYTYFGGMTQLLEAVAVQGFVTFGAGLGGVPANDDSLVHLFSIALAYRDFALKNPNLYRLMFGLSAEKSPAGVDFTAGQPSAAGPEGAAAFGYLLDGVTRVMESGRINQGDPMSAALQLWSAMHGYVLLEIAGFFGPDGAGIEMVLVPLARNILIGMGDTAPPSLESIRAVLATVRAT; this comes from the coding sequence ATGGCAAGGATGAACTCCGACGGCCCCCGTGAACGACTGCTGACCGCCGCCCTGCGCCTGTTGGCCGACGAGGGGCCGCAGGCCCTGCAGGCTCGCCGCGTCGCGGCCGAGATCGGCGCTTCGACGATGGCGGTCTACACGTACTTCGGCGGGATGACGCAGCTGCTCGAAGCCGTGGCCGTCCAGGGCTTCGTCACCTTCGGTGCGGGCCTCGGGGGAGTTCCGGCCAACGACGACAGCCTGGTTCACCTCTTCAGCATCGCGCTGGCCTACCGGGACTTCGCATTGAAGAACCCCAACCTGTACCGGCTGATGTTCGGACTCAGCGCCGAGAAGTCCCCGGCCGGTGTCGACTTCACGGCTGGCCAGCCGAGCGCGGCCGGCCCGGAGGGTGCTGCCGCCTTCGGCTATCTGCTGGACGGGGTAACGAGGGTGATGGAGTCCGGACGGATCAACCAGGGTGACCCGATGTCGGCCGCGCTGCAGTTGTGGAGCGCGATGCACGGCTACGTCCTGCTGGAGATCGCCGGGTTCTTCGGTCCGGACGGCGCCGGGATCGAGATGGTCCTGGTACCGCTGGCCCGAAACATCCTGATCGGCATGGGCGATACGGCGCCGCCGTCGCTGGAGTCGATCCGGGCGGTGCTCGCCACTGTCAGAGCCACCTGA
- a CDS encoding DNA polymerase III, delta subunit, whose product MMSESSSPPQIPALLLVVGDEELLVTRAIEEISLAAIKADPDADVREYQASEVEAAEIYEALSPSLFGGRRVVVLRSAQDIRVALLDALKPFLAAPSDDVTIVLQHVGGAKGKALLDAAKKAGASTTTCAKLTKPAERLDFIRSEVRRAGGSIAPDAAQLLVDAVGTDLRELAAVSSQLVSDSGGRIDTEMVSRYHQGRAEVKGFEISDKVVAGDSTGALESLRWALADGVPHVVIADALAQGVEAVARVAAAGRGNQYDLAQKLGMPPWKVNRVQGQARGWSEAGLRQALGFVASLNADVKGAAADPNYAIERTIRQVTAARGSR is encoded by the coding sequence ATGATGTCCGAATCGTCGAGCCCGCCCCAGATCCCGGCATTGCTACTGGTGGTCGGCGACGAAGAGCTCCTCGTCACCCGGGCCATCGAAGAGATCTCACTCGCCGCTATCAAGGCTGATCCGGACGCCGACGTCCGCGAATATCAGGCCAGTGAGGTCGAGGCGGCCGAAATCTACGAGGCGCTGAGCCCGTCACTGTTCGGCGGCCGACGGGTCGTCGTTCTGCGCTCAGCCCAAGACATTCGCGTCGCCCTGCTCGACGCGCTCAAGCCATTCCTCGCCGCTCCCAGCGACGACGTCACCATCGTCCTTCAGCACGTCGGCGGGGCGAAGGGGAAGGCGCTCCTGGACGCGGCGAAGAAGGCCGGCGCGTCGACGACCACCTGCGCCAAGCTCACCAAACCGGCCGAACGCCTGGACTTCATCCGGTCCGAGGTGCGACGCGCCGGCGGCAGTATCGCCCCCGATGCCGCCCAACTCCTCGTCGACGCCGTCGGCACGGATCTGCGTGAGTTGGCGGCTGTCTCCTCGCAGCTGGTGAGCGACTCCGGCGGGCGGATCGACACCGAGATGGTCTCGCGCTATCACCAGGGACGGGCCGAGGTGAAGGGCTTCGAGATCTCCGACAAGGTGGTCGCCGGCGACTCGACCGGCGCCCTCGAGTCACTGCGGTGGGCGCTGGCCGACGGCGTTCCGCATGTCGTCATCGCCGACGCTCTCGCGCAGGGCGTCGAGGCCGTCGCCCGGGTCGCCGCCGCCGGACGCGGGAACCAGTACGACCTGGCCCAGAAGCTGGGGATGCCGCCCTGGAAGGTGAACCGGGTGCAGGGGCAGGCTCGCGGGTGGAGCGAGGCCGGTCTGCGCCAGGCGCTCGGCTTCGTCGCGTCTCTCAACGCCGACGTCAAGGGAGCGGCGGCTGACCCCAACTACGCGATCGAACGGACCATCCGCCAGGTCACCGCGGCTCGCGGCAGCCGCTGA
- a CDS encoding Tat (twin-arginine translocation) pathway signal sequence — MTDTTRRGFLNVAGVGAAALGVATVLPARNAGTAGVPRLPEIGDATGPMVAYIKDVTSSAISLMVGDREIVVHDKEIVARLVHATR; from the coding sequence ATGACTGACACCACGCGCAGGGGCTTTCTCAACGTCGCCGGAGTCGGGGCCGCGGCACTCGGCGTCGCTACCGTGCTTCCGGCCCGCAACGCCGGCACCGCCGGGGTGCCTCGTCTGCCGGAGATCGGCGACGCGACCGGCCCGATGGTCGCCTACATCAAGGACGTCACCTCTTCGGCGATCTCGCTGATGGTCGGCGACCGCGAGATTGTCGTGCACGACAAGGAGATCGTCGCGCGCCTCGTCCACGCCACCCGCTGA
- a CDS encoding DNA-binding transcriptional activator of the SARP family — MSATWGQLPSARVLGGTEVLVGGAELDLGGRLARRLVAVLVLAEQRPVPDELIWQALWGDSPPARAAASIQAYVSRLRAGLGDNLRQAVMRTRGGYQLHVAEVDATIFAGQVIRSERALLAGEAAEAEQASSCALQLWRGVPYLELDCWPEAEIARSRLDELHALAEEVHIGARLQQGETDELAPDAEAAVQAAPFREHRWQLLILTLYRSGRQGDALAALSRARWLLNSELGVDPGPELRELEQRVLRHDPELLR; from the coding sequence ATGTCGGCCACCTGGGGGCAGCTCCCTTCGGCCCGCGTACTCGGCGGTACGGAGGTACTGGTCGGCGGGGCGGAGCTGGATCTGGGGGGTCGGCTCGCCCGCCGACTTGTCGCCGTCCTGGTCCTCGCCGAGCAGCGGCCGGTCCCCGACGAGCTCATCTGGCAGGCGCTCTGGGGTGACTCACCTCCCGCGCGGGCCGCCGCATCGATCCAGGCCTACGTCTCCCGGCTACGCGCCGGGCTGGGCGATAACCTTCGCCAGGCCGTCATGCGGACACGGGGCGGCTACCAGCTGCACGTCGCCGAGGTGGATGCCACCATCTTCGCCGGTCAGGTGATCCGATCCGAGCGGGCGCTGCTGGCCGGCGAGGCGGCTGAAGCTGAACAGGCGAGCAGTTGCGCCCTGCAGCTGTGGCGCGGGGTGCCCTATCTGGAGCTTGACTGTTGGCCTGAGGCCGAGATCGCCCGGTCCCGTCTTGACGAGCTGCACGCGCTGGCCGAGGAGGTGCATATCGGGGCACGCCTGCAGCAGGGGGAGACGGATGAGCTGGCCCCCGACGCCGAGGCGGCGGTGCAGGCCGCGCCCTTCCGTGAGCATCGCTGGCAGCTGCTCATCCTCACCCTCTATCGAAGCGGGCGGCAGGGTGATGCGCTGGCGGCGCTTTCGCGGGCCCGCTGGCTGCTCAACTCTGAACTGGGCGTGGATCCCGGGCCTGAACTTCGCGAGCTGGAGCAGCGGGTGCTCCGCCACGACCCCGAACTGCTGCGGTGA
- a CDS encoding small subunit ribosomal protein S20 has product MANIKSQIKRIQTNEKARLRNKSVKSALKTSVRRFRDAAEAGDRDATLVAFRDASRALDKAASKGVIHANQAANKKSALAKRVNAL; this is encoded by the coding sequence GTGGCGAACATCAAGTCCCAGATCAAGCGGATCCAGACCAACGAGAAGGCCCGCTTGCGCAACAAGAGCGTTAAGTCGGCGCTGAAGACGTCTGTGCGTCGCTTCCGTGACGCTGCCGAGGCCGGCGACCGCGACGCGACCCTGGTCGCCTTCCGCGACGCTTCCCGCGCCCTCGACAAGGCCGCCAGCAAGGGCGTTATCCACGCCAACCAGGCCGCCAACAAGAAGTCGGCGCTGGCCAAGCGCGTCAACGCTCTCTAA